The DNA sequence AAATTTATGAAAAAGGTAATTACACTTTTGTTTCTGGTAACAGTTGGAATCACACAGGCACAAGAAGCATTTAAAGGAAAAGGTGATGTGAAAGTTAATGTTGGTGCTAATTTACAAAATGGTGGTTCTGGTATTCAGGGTTCTGTAGATTTTGGATTGGGAGAGAATTTCTCGTTTGGTTTTGTTGCTAATTATTTATTAGGAGTAGACAACTTTTCAGGGTTTTACCACAATGATGTAACGTTATACAATGATTCAAAAGCAGATTTCGGTGATCGTTTTGATGCTAAAGCAAGAATCAACGCTAACTTATCAAGCGTGATCGGTATTAAAGAATTAGACGTTTATCCTGGACTAAGTTTAGGTTTACATAATTTTGGAGGTCATGTAGGAGGACGTTATTTCTTCACAGACGGATTTGGAGTATTTACAGAAGTTGGATTTCCTATAGCGAAATACGGTAATAATAATGATCCTTTTTACAACTTAAACAATCAGACTACATTTAGCTTAGGAGCTTCTTTTAATCTATAGTTTTGTTAAGGTTCTTGGAACAAAGGTGCTGAGGTACTAAGCTGCTAAGGCTCTAAGATTCTAAGATTGTTACAACTAAAAAAACCGTCCAAATGGACGGTTTTTTAGTATAAACTATTTTCTAAGATTTTCTCTGTACCTCTGCACCTTGCGAACTTAGCCTTTAAATCGCCATTTCAGGAATATCTCCCTCAATAATCAAATCAGCTTCGGTTGACGCAATGATATGTTCCACAGAAACGCCTGGCGCTCGTTCTAAGAGCTTAAATCCTTTTGGCGTCACTTCTAGAACCGCAAGCTCCGTAACAACCTTTTTAACGCATCCTACACCTGTTAATGGCAAAGTACATTTTTTTAAGATTTTAGATTCGCCTGCTTTATTCACATGCATCATGGCTACGATGATGTTTTCGGCAGAAGCTACTAAATCCATAGCGCCTCCCATCCCTTTTACCATCTTGCCCGGAATCTTCCAATTGGCAATATCTCCATTTTCAGAAACTTCCATCGCACCCAAAATAGTTAAATCTACTTTCTGACTGCGAATCATTCCAAAACTAAAAGCGGAATCAAAGAAACTCGCTCCCGGAAGTGTTGTAATGGTTTGTTTTCCTGCGTTAATGATATCGGCATCTTCTTCTCCCGCAAAAGGAAAAGGTCCCATACCCAGAACTCCATTTTCACTTTGAAACTCTACCGCAATATCTTCTCTGACGTAATTGGCAACCAAAGTCGGAATCCCGATACCCAGATTGACAAAATACCTGTCTTTTACTTCTTTAGCAATTCGTTTTGCTATATCTTCTTTTGTTAACATATGTCTTAAATGTATCAATTTAGTAATTAGATAATTTGGCAATTAGATAATTGGATAATTGGATAATGATTTACTGGTGCTGTCTAAACAACGATTACATTTCTCAACTATCTCATGGACAAATTATCACATTTTCTAATTATCTAATTATCTCTGTCTAACAGTACGTTGCTCTATACGTTTCTCAAATTTCTCTCCTTGAAAAATACGTTGCACCATAATTCCCGGAATATGAATCTGATTAGGGTCTAATGTCCCAACGGGAACCAACTCCTCTACTTCTGCAATGGTAATTTTTCCGGCACCGGCCATGCATGCATTAAAATTTCTGGCAGTTCCTTTGAAGATCAGGTTTCCGGCTTCGTCGCCTTTCCATGCTTTTACAATGGCGAAATCTGCTTTGAAAGCTTCTTCCATAATATGCATTTTACCATTGAATTCGCGAACTTCTTTTCCTTCTGCTACTTCGGTTCCATAACCGGCAGGTGTAAAAAAAGCAGGAATTCCGGCTTGTGCTGCACGGGAACGTTCTGCAAGAGTTCCTTGTGGAATAAGTTCTACATCTAATTCACCCGAAAGCATTTGACGTTCGAACTCTGCATTTTCACCCACATAAGAAGAGATCATCTTTTTGATTTGCTTTTTTTGTAAAAGCAATCCAAGTCCAAAATCATCAACTCCTGCATTGTTTGAAATACAAGTTAAATCAGAAATTGTGGTCGCAACCAAAGCGGCGATTGTATTTTCAGGGATACCGCAAAGACCGAAACCACCAAACATAATCGTCATGCTGCTTTCAATTCCTTTTATTGCTTCCTGAACATTATTTACTTTTTTTGTAATCATAATAATTAGTCTTTTATTGACAAATAATTTTGATAAAAATACTATATTCTTATCATATTATATCGATTTCGTAAAAAAATAAAACCATAGAACAAAAAAAATCCTTTTGTACTCTTTCCGGTTTGGAAAGCACAAAAGGATTTTTTTATTATAAGAAAAAACCGGACTACAATTCGAATTCGTCCGTGTTTTGATCTGTTTGTGTTGTATCTTTTACTACAGCAGGCCTACTATAACAATCTACTTTTATAGAAAGATTAGCCGGACGTTCAAAATCAGATTTAGAAACCTGAAGCGTCGGATCGGCATAACAAAGTTTCATGAAATAACCCCAAACCGGTAATGCTGCTGTTGCCCCTTGTCCGTAAGTCAAACTTTTGAAACGTGCTGAACGGTCTTCACAACCAACCCAAACTCCCGTTACTAAATTTGGAACCATTCCCATAAACCAACCATCAGACTGGTTTTGTGTTGTTCCTGTTTTACCCGCAATCGGGTTTCTGAACATATAAGGATAACCTGTCCAACGATTATCACCACTTCCACCGCCTTCTGTACGCAAACGCGCCCCTGAACCGGTTTCTGTAACTCCTTGCAGTAATTTGATTACCGCAAAAGCAATATCTTTATTTAAAACGTCGTGTGATTCCGGAATTGGTTCGTAAATAACCTCTCCGCTTTTATTTTCAATACGACTTAAAAACTGTGGTTTTACATAAACTCCCTGATTGGCAAAGGTACTGTAAGCAGCAACCATATCTTCAACTGTAATATCTACCGCTCCCAATGCGATAGAAGGTTGTACAGGAATCTCTGTTTTTACACCTAATTTTTTCGTTAATTCTACAAC is a window from the Flavobacterium cupriresistens genome containing:
- a CDS encoding CoA transferase subunit A, producing the protein MITKKVNNVQEAIKGIESSMTIMFGGFGLCGIPENTIAALVATTISDLTCISNNAGVDDFGLGLLLQKKQIKKMISSYVGENAEFERQMLSGELDVELIPQGTLAERSRAAQAGIPAFFTPAGYGTEVAEGKEVREFNGKMHIMEEAFKADFAIVKAWKGDEAGNLIFKGTARNFNACMAGAGKITIAEVEELVPVGTLDPNQIHIPGIMVQRIFQGEKFEKRIEQRTVRQR
- a CDS encoding DUF6646 family protein; the encoded protein is MKKVITLLFLVTVGITQAQEAFKGKGDVKVNVGANLQNGGSGIQGSVDFGLGENFSFGFVANYLLGVDNFSGFYHNDVTLYNDSKADFGDRFDAKARINANLSSVIGIKELDVYPGLSLGLHNFGGHVGGRYFFTDGFGVFTEVGFPIAKYGNNNDPFYNLNNQTTFSLGASFNL
- a CDS encoding CoA transferase subunit B gives rise to the protein MLTKEDIAKRIAKEVKDRYFVNLGIGIPTLVANYVREDIAVEFQSENGVLGMGPFPFAGEEDADIINAGKQTITTLPGASFFDSAFSFGMIRSQKVDLTILGAMEVSENGDIANWKIPGKMVKGMGGAMDLVASAENIIVAMMHVNKAGESKILKKCTLPLTGVGCVKKVVTELAVLEVTPKGFKLLERAPGVSVEHIIASTEADLIIEGDIPEMAI